The Armatimonadota bacterium DNA window ACCTGTGTGGCTGCCGACGTTGCTGCTGCTGCAGCCGATAATCGCGAGCCGGACTCGGCCGGCGTGGATCCTGCGTCTGCGACGAGAATCGCGGCGGGAGCTGCGTCTGCGCCGATTGCAGTATTACCGGTGGCGGAGGCCTGCGTGTTGTGCAGCTGTACCGGAATCCCTGCTCCATAGAACGTGTTACCCGTCAGCACATACCCTCGCGACGGCGTGGGATCGCGTCCGTTCTGCCTTAGATAGATGAGTGATGAGGTCGGGCGCGGGGCATCCCAACCGAAGATATTGTGCGAAAAGTGATCGAACTGGCCATCCTCAATCTCAACAGCGTGGGTGGAGTCGTTGATGCAGAGATTCCCGGCCACATCGCAATGGCGTGAGTAGCCCAGCCACATGCCGTAGTTTGAGTTGGAGCAGTTGTTATCACGAATTACCGTATCGTCTACCAGGTCGACCTCGATCGCATTATTTGGGCTGTACGAGCAGTCGTTGCCGATGAGGATATTGCCGTGCGATCCATCCTTCGGCGGCACGACGGTGCCCGGCGTGATCGGCCCTTCGTTGGCCCGCACAAAAATGCCATCTCCGCCGAATCGCAAGTCATTATCCAGAATACGGTTCCGGCAGCTGTTGTGATCGATGCCGACGCCCTGTGCGTCATAGGTTTGCCAACCGGTAAGCGCCTGAAACAACTCACCGGCTCCGGTTGTGCACCAGATGGCCGAGTTATGCTGAAAGGTATTCTCAGACGAATCCCAAAAGTGAACGCCCCAGTTGCCGTTGAACGAGAAGTGGCTGTTCTGAATCGTATTGTGCATGCACCGCACCACGTCGACTCCGTCCCACTGATGCTGCGAGGTGCACGCATCCACGATGCAGCCGGTGGAGTCGCGCAGCTGCAAGCCGGCCCCATGGTTATCTTCTGGTTGATTGCCGCTCTCGTCGATAACGGTGCCGGCTGGCAGATTGCCGTTCCGCGATGTGTGACAGTGCACGACGCGCACGGCGACGCAGCGATCCAGCACGATTCCGAATTGGCACCCGGTAACGGTGGCGTTCAGGATTTGAACGTTGCGAGCATCGTGCACATGAATGCCGATGCCTTTGCCATCGCCGCGAATCACCGCGCCGCGGAAGTCGACAGTGATGTTGCTGCCGGAGATCTGTACCGCTCCGCTTCCCGGGTCGTGAAGCCGGTAGTCTCCCGGAGCGATGCGGGACGTCGACGTGATTTTGACGCCATCGGTCAGTCGCTTTGCGCCGGTCGCCTGTGCGTTCAGCACGTGCGCCGAGGCCAGTATCCCCGTCGCCGCGAGCAAACTGAGATTGGTACTGCGAAGCAGTGGGTACACGATGGTTATCCTTTCAGACCCGTGAGCGCGATGCCGCGCACAAAGAAGCGTTGTGCCGCAAGAAACACCAGCAGCACCGGTAACAGCACCAGTACGGCTGCTGCCATCTGAAGCGGCCAGTTGGTAGAACCGAAGGCATCCTTGAACAGCGAAAGACCTACTTCAAGCGTTCGCATGCCGGTTGTGCTGGTAACCAGTAGTGGCCAGAAGAAATCGGTCCATGTCGCAATAAATGCGAATACCGATAGCGTCGCGAGCGCCGGACTGGAGAGGGGCGCTGCGATGCGCCAGAAAGTGGCCCATGGCGAACAGCCGTCGAGACACGCAGCCTCATCCAGTTCGCGCGGCAGTGTGAGAAAGAACTGCCGAAGCAGGAATATGCCAAACGCGCTGGATATTGCCGGCACGATCAGCGCCCAGTAGGTATTGAGCCATCCGAATGACCGCACGACGAGGAAAGCAGGAATCATCGTGACCTGACCCGGGATCATCATGCTGGCCACAAAGAGGTAGAAGAGCCAGTCGCGGCCACGGAAGCTTAATCTCGCAAAGGCAAAGGCTGCCGGTGCACAAATCAGCAACTGCCCACAAACGACGCTGACGGCGACGATCAGCGTATTCATCAGGAACCGCAGGAATGGCGTGGCATCCATATGCAAAACCTGCGAGTAATTCGCAAATTGCAAATGCTTTGGCAGCAGGTGGGCCGGATCCGGCAGCGCACCGTGACTAGGATGAAGGGATACCAGTACCATCCAAACGAAGGGAGTCATGGCTGCTGCTGCCGCCACGACCATCAGCACGTAACTGCCAATTGCGCTCGCAGGCGACACGCGTCTCATACCATAACGCTCTTGGCCATGTACCGGCTATGCAAGGCTGTACCCTGCCATCCGCCGCTGGACAATGCGAAACTGGACCACGGTAACCAGCAGAATGACCAGAA harbors:
- a CDS encoding right-handed parallel beta-helix repeat-containing protein, translated to MYPLLRSTNLSLLAATGILASAHVLNAQATGAKRLTDGVKITSTSRIAPGDYRLHDPGSGAVQISGSNITVDFRGAVIRGDGKGIGIHVHDARNVQILNATVTGCQFGIVLDRCVAVRVVHCHTSRNGNLPAGTVIDESGNQPEDNHGAGLQLRDSTGCIVDACTSQHQWDGVDVVRCMHNTIQNSHFSFNGNWGVHFWDSSENTFQHNSAIWCTTGAGELFQALTGWQTYDAQGVGIDHNSCRNRILDNDLRFGGDGIFVRANEGPITPGTVVPPKDGSHGNILIGNDCSYSPNNAIEVDLVDDTVIRDNNCSNSNYGMWLGYSRHCDVAGNLCINDSTHAVEIEDGQFDHFSHNIFGWDAPRPTSSLIYLRQNGRDPTPSRGYVLTGNTFYGAGIPVQLHNTQASATGNTAIGADAAPAAILVADAGSTPAESGSRLSAAAAATSAATQVKAPARLVPGWNVLRGASARDTFAEVAGVPVMLHSLPGKSAQRGFLLPRGFWYQPVPSRAVVRVFSSTGFVSAGEPEVRWPAARLRVTALAPNPAALGERLTVQFSGARAGIPVEAWLNGKPTPVLHQGPHSLQLGQPAGLLISSRYNLILGQRGAPSSAPVPLTVTVAPAQSPHLLTATFSPTSLHAGDLLKVTFTVRNNLPGPASLITQPTAGFTYTEKQAYWDIGAAEVNGALDLRVTSDHPGANDPGSWPWMFGFSRPTLGPGEVTTVTGFIRVETPGDHIFRVGLVAGGARFIDDNAFQTHIQVLP
- a CDS encoding carbohydrate ABC transporter permease — its product is MRRVSPASAIGSYVLMVVAAAAAMTPFVWMVLVSLHPSHGALPDPAHLLPKHLQFANYSQVLHMDATPFLRFLMNTLIVAVSVVCGQLLICAPAAFAFARLSFRGRDWLFYLFVASMMIPGQVTMIPAFLVVRSFGWLNTYWALIVPAISSAFGIFLLRQFFLTLPRELDEAACLDGCSPWATFWRIAAPLSSPALATLSVFAFIATWTDFFWPLLVTSTTGMRTLEVGLSLFKDAFGSTNWPLQMAAAVLVLLPVLLVFLAAQRFFVRGIALTGLKG